One genomic window of Nerophis lumbriciformis linkage group LG29, RoL_Nlum_v2.1, whole genome shotgun sequence includes the following:
- the LOC133571889 gene encoding uncharacterized protein has translation MGNKLIRKRESPVGSAASPEQKPTKDQTVAPDGTPDQKTVPAEKLDVVVGEEVAKVSCLPGEQCVSKLETAPEADPKPNLEACAVEPAPEPTPAVDGENDLSSMSSSPSVEMSTPDGTPQPYQTPTEVLLSEGAGDDAAAALESSSLDPETPEEEPEPAEKPAEVEAAGDTKQREESVNESLKELNLNAGTESDLLDDIPIDTCTDTAQVM, from the coding sequence ATGGGAAACAAGTTAATCCGGAAGCGAGAGTCTCCAGTCGGCAGTGCTGCTAGCCCAGAGCAGAAACCGACCAAGGACCAAACGGTGGCTCCTGATGGCACACCGGATCAGAAGACGGTGCCAGCGGAGAAGCTGGACGTGGTGGTCGGGGAGGAAGTAGCAAAGGTGTCATGTCTGCCCGGTGAACAGTGCGTGTCCAAGCTTGAAACCGCCCCAGAAGCTGATCCCAAACCCAATCTGGAGGCGTGTGCGGTTGAGCCCGCGCCAGAGCCGACACCGGCCGTAGACGGAGAGAATGACCTATCATCCATGTCTTCATCCCCTTCAGTTGAGATGAGTACGCCTGATGGCACCCCGCAGCCTTACCAGACTCCCACAGAGGTCCTGTTGAGCGAGGGAGCTGGGGACGACGCAGCAGCAGCCCTTGAGAGTTCTTCGTTGGATCCGGAAACACCTGAAGAGGAACCAGAACCGGCTGAAAAGCCAGCAGAAGTGGAGGCTGCTGGAGATACGAAGCAAAGGGAGGAAAGCGTCAACGAATCCCTGAAAGAGTTGAACCTAAATGCAGGAACCGAGTCAGACCTCCTGGACGACATTCCCATAGACACATGCACCGACACcgctcaggtcatgtga